In the Candidatus Eremiobacterota bacterium genome, one interval contains:
- a CDS encoding diacylglycerol kinase family protein: MSRSPISAEPPPHRHGLLAAFGYALAGLRAAWRTQRNVRIHVVLALVVVVLGIVLRFSLLAWAVVALAIGLVLATELLNTALEAVVDLVSPQDHPLAKRAKDVAAAGVLAASVAALAAGACVVIATLHAR, from the coding sequence ATCTCGCGCTCGCCGATCTCGGCTGAACCGCCGCCGCACCGGCACGGCCTTCTGGCCGCGTTCGGCTACGCGCTCGCCGGGCTGCGCGCGGCGTGGCGCACGCAGCGCAACGTGCGCATCCATGTGGTGCTCGCGCTGGTGGTCGTCGTCCTCGGCATCGTGCTGCGGTTCTCCTTGCTCGCGTGGGCGGTCGTCGCGCTCGCGATCGGGCTCGTGCTCGCGACGGAGTTGTTGAACACCGCGCTTGAAGCGGTCGTCGATCTGGTCTCGCCGCAGGACCACCCGCTCGCCAAGCGCGCGAAGGATGTCGCCGCGGCGGGCGTGCTCGCGGCGTCGGTCGCGGCGCTCGCAGCGGGAGCGTGCGTGGTGATCGCGACGCTCCACGCCCGCTAA